A DNA window from Rossellomorea marisflavi contains the following coding sequences:
- a CDS encoding aldo/keto reductase has translation MIKNLASTKTLHNGLEIPFVGLGVYQMKNPEETVNAVRTAIETGYRSVDTAAVYGNEEEVGQGVRDSGVNREELFITSKVWNADQGYDTTLRAFDESLKKLQMDYLDLYLIHWPVEGKYKDTWKALERLHGEGLIKSIGVSNFHQHHLEDLLAGSNEKPVLNQIETHPRLSQEPLREFCSSHSIAVEAWSPIAQGRVLHEPTLNHIAKKHGKSAAQIVLRWHLQNDVIIIPKSVHAERIEENANLFDFELSLDEMNQINSLNQNERFGPDPDHFDF, from the coding sequence ATGATTAAAAACCTTGCAAGTACGAAGACGTTACATAATGGCCTGGAAATTCCGTTTGTGGGTCTTGGGGTCTATCAAATGAAAAACCCGGAAGAAACGGTCAATGCCGTTCGGACGGCTATTGAAACGGGATACCGTTCCGTCGATACGGCTGCCGTTTACGGTAATGAAGAGGAAGTCGGGCAGGGGGTAAGGGATTCCGGAGTCAACCGTGAAGAACTTTTTATCACCTCGAAGGTATGGAATGCCGATCAAGGCTATGACACAACGCTTCGGGCATTCGATGAGAGCCTGAAGAAGCTTCAGATGGACTACCTCGACCTTTACCTGATCCATTGGCCGGTGGAGGGGAAATACAAAGATACGTGGAAAGCCCTTGAACGGCTGCATGGTGAAGGGTTGATCAAGTCGATCGGGGTAAGCAACTTCCATCAGCATCACCTTGAAGATCTTTTGGCCGGAAGTAATGAAAAACCGGTCCTCAATCAGATTGAAACACATCCGCGCCTGAGTCAGGAGCCATTGAGGGAGTTCTGTTCGTCCCACTCCATTGCCGTCGAAGCGTGGTCACCGATTGCGCAGGGGCGTGTGCTGCACGAACCGACGCTGAATCACATCGCCAAGAAGCACGGGAAGTCAGCGGCTCAGATTGTCCTAAGATGGCATCTTCAGAACGATGTGATCATCATTCCGAAATCGGTTCATGCTGAGCGGATCGAAGAAAATGCAAATCTGTTCGATTTTGAACTGTCTTTGGATGAAATGAATCAGATCAACAGTCTGAATCAGAATGAACGGTTCGGCCCGGATCCTGATCATTTTGATTTTTGA